A portion of the Sebastes fasciatus isolate fSebFas1 chromosome 2, fSebFas1.pri, whole genome shotgun sequence genome contains these proteins:
- the clec3a gene encoding tetranectin-like protein, producing the protein MARLALPVLLVLCFSLVHFSSSRPSRSRKAVSARQSGAAEEDDVKSQLERLWQEVNSLKEMQALQTVCLRGIKAHRKCYLTIEEPKHYHDANEDCIAQGGTLATPRDMMENNELRDYAKRSAPGSKDFWIGVADIVKEGQYVDVNSLPVSYFNWDRTKKQPTGTKRESCVALSVVAQGKWYDEVCRNLKKYICEIVIP; encoded by the exons CCCTCCCTGTCCTCCTCGTTCTCTGCTTCTCCCTGGTCCACTTCAGCTCCAGCCGTCCATCTCGCTCCAGGAAGGCTGTGTCAGCCCGTCAGTCTGGAG CTGCTGAAGAAGATGATGTGAAATCCCAGCTTGAGAGGTTGTGGCAGGAGGTGAACTCACTGAAGGAGATGCAGGCGCTGCAGACAG tgtgtcTCCGTGGCATCAAAGCTCACAGGAAGTGTTATCTCACAATTGAGGAACCCAAGCATTACCATGATGCAAATGAAGACTGCATTGCACAAGGAGGAACTCTTGCAACGCCACGGGACATGATGGAGAACAATGAACTAAGGGACTATGCAAAGAGGAGCGCTCCTGGATCCAAGGACTTCTGGATCGGTGTGGCAGACATAGTGAAAGAAGGCCAGTATGTTGATGTCAACAGCCTGCCAGTCAGCTACTTCAACTGGGACCGCACCAAGAAGCAGCCCACAGGAACCAAGAGGGAGAGCTGCGTTGCCCTCTCAGTGGTTGCACAAGGAAAGTGGTACGATGAGGTGTGTCGAAACCTCAAAAAGTACATCTGTGAAATTGTCATTCCCTaa